From Polypterus senegalus isolate Bchr_013 chromosome 15, ASM1683550v1, whole genome shotgun sequence, the proteins below share one genomic window:
- the LOC120515725 gene encoding protein FAM237A-like: MMDSPSNKWYLQLVCILMVAGAGAKPGFLKGNHGASSHPGSLGEIDPQCWDSSSIAVIAMKKLRVADSVNGFWDFMIYLKVSEHPKHNALFIDLAQLFWDIYVDCVLSRSHGIGRRYSVAETHSRQYEQKFTQSLQDISGNHIF, translated from the exons ATGATGGATTCGCCGAGTAACAAATGGTACCTCCAGCTGGTCTGCATCCTGATGGTTGCGGGGGCAGGTGCCAAGCCCgggtttttaaaagggaaccACGGAGCAAGCAGTCACCCGGGGAGCCTGGGTGAGATCGATCCGCAGTGCTGGGATTCCTCTTCAATTGCTGTCATTGCGATGAAGAAACTTCGTGTGGCAGACAGTGTCAACGGCTTTTGGGATTTCATGATCTATCTCAAGGTGTCCGAGCACCCGAAACACAACGCTCTCTTCATCGACCTGGCACAGCTCTTTTGGGACATTTACGTCGACTGTGTGTTGTCGCGGTCGCACGGCATCGGGAGGAGATACAGCGTGGCGGAGACGCACAGCCGACAGTACGAGCAGAAGTTTACACAAA GTCTGCAAGATATTTCTGGGAACCACATATTTTAA